Proteins from a genomic interval of Pecten maximus chromosome 13, xPecMax1.1, whole genome shotgun sequence:
- the LOC117340942 gene encoding prefoldin subunit 2-like yields MAAKSKQGAEQIVAGFQELRQQQRAFATKISELEMDMKEHELVIETLKEVEDDRKCFRMVGGVLVERTVKDVLPALVTNREQMGKITETLTVKLEEKGTEINKYREQHNLKIKGEESKEPEKQDQEVKSGGVLVAKDS; encoded by the exons atggcggccaaaAGTAAGCAGGGAGCTGAGCAAATCGTAGCCGGTTTTCAGGAACTTCGGCAGCAACAAAGGGCGTTCGCGACCAAAATATCAGAACTAGAGATGGATATGAAGGAACACGA GTTGGTGATTGAGACGCTGAAGGAGGTGGAGGACGATAGAAAATGTTTCCGAATGGTAGGCGGAGTCTTGGTGGAGAGGACTGTCAAGGACGTACTACCCGCCCTCGTCACCAACAGAGAACAG ATGGGCAAGATTACTGAAACATTGACAGTAAAGCTTGAAGAAAAAGGAACAGAAATCAATAAATACAGAGAACAACACAATCTTAAGATAAAAGGAGAGGAGTCCAAAGAGCCTGAGAAACAAGATCAGGAGGTGAAATCTGGAGGAGTTCTGGTGGCAAAAGATTCCtaa